The DNA sequence AAAGGTTTGTGAACATTATAAATTCTGAACGACCCTGGAGATATGAAATTTGACAGAAAATATATCATAAACGGCTAatgttaattaattaaatacatacacatgtatatatttatatacaaatgaGCACTAATAACTTATGAAAAACACCTTTGTAGCCATTTCCTGTTGGTCATGTAAAGAATTGGTGGATACTGTCATGTCACAGTGGCAGTAGGGTATGGACCAGGAAATTAACAACTAGTGGGGGTCAAGAGGTCAATGTCATTGCCAGCTTTATCCACCTCCCTTCCCCTGCTCAGGTATTTATGTTACAGAGGGAATGTCAAGGATTTCTCATAATTCTTACGCCATGTAGGGATTACTTGTGATTCCTGGACATTTTAGGAATTTCATGAaatccctttttaaaaaaatatcaccagatattatatttaaatataattccTGGTAGGGGGAGGGTGTTAATATATTATTACTAAATTCTAAGATTAGTACTACTGGACCAATTTCTACcaaacttaatttcaacaaaGCATCTTTGGCTAAAGgggattaaataattttttttttttaaatgaagagCCTTATTCTTTTTCAAGagaaaataattaagaaatgaGGGTTGTTTATATAAAGTGtttttctgaagaaccactaCTAGACTACTAGAAAAGTCAAAACTTGttaaagcttccttatatattgAAGATTTGTTCAATCCATGATTCCTGGAACCAAAACAATAGtagaaatttacagttttatgTAGACATTTGCAGTAAAAGTCATTtgaattcttctcaagaaacacagGGGTAGAATTTgtcaaatgaaatatacattgaaATTTGTTTACACTATGACCTGGGCAATGATGGGCCACTGTGAAAATGTTTACTTTGGAAGATTTAACTGCTCATGTGAGttatgtgacccatgggcctattGTTTCAGTTTTAACACATGAAATGTATCAATTATATACGCTTTAGGTTTCCTTAAAATGTTCTGAAGTCAGAGTTCACATACATGTGATACAGTCTTTGATCCAAACCAAGGGGATTTGCCTTCAAAATGCATGAGATTGGAGGTCATTCCCAGGAGATTCTTGCAGACATATTTTTCTTTAGTTGCAAATGAAACATTGTTGAAAACAGCCATTTTTAACTctactttttatgcccccccccccccccccccccccccccccccccccccccccaagggtGATATTGATTTGCAAAAGTCGTTTAAGAATTTTGAATGCCATGAGAATGttattgatataatatatgcatacatgtatctactacAAATGCCTTCTTGACATCACAGGTTGTACATCATACTCTGAAGGATGTTTCAAAGACTGCGGAGTGGAAGCCAGGTGTGGAGACTGCTACATTTAAAGCTTCTGAACGGTCCACTCCTCGTAGATCTTCCTCTTGGATGGACACAAATGTGGGGGTGGATCAAGTGTTAGAAATTGCAGTGGATCCAGTCTTCCAGGAGAGCAATATCATACAGATGTATGAAAGATTACTAACAAGGTATCTGTGCCTGTATGGTTTAAAGTAAGAAGAACCCTATTGTTTTTAAACGTGTttcctttttaatttttactcAAAACTTTTTTACTATTTTATATGACTTATTCCTTAGATATAACCAATTTCGCAGTATACATTAAACATCACTTTAAATCACATTTGCTAAATGTTATCATTTGTGAAAGGAAGTAATCTCCACAGGAATTTTTCTAAAGACTACAGTTAAACTTCAGTATCTCGAACACTGAtgtatctcgaataccatggatatgtcaaagtgattcagaaggtcccaaccacttattctttaagtattttacccttgaTATCTTGAATCCACGTATATCTCGAAAGTTTTTTCTTGGTCCATCAAGTTCGAGATAACGAAGATTAACTGTATGTACGATACCTAACACCCTTTCGGGGCCCTTATAAAACTCTTTGACAGATTAAAAAATAGACGAAGTCTTATATTTCATAACAGAGATTGTCTCCAATACGTTATCTGTAATATCACATTATTGGtatatttacagtcatttgGAGTACATAGTATATAAAGTGATGCAATTTCTCAATTCTGATGAAATTCAGCGATAATGTTCATTTTTGTGGGTGTTTTCGGTGTATGcaaatgatttttaattttaccGGACATTCATTCTGATAAACAGCCTAGCTTTACCTGaccaaaaataattttaccaCACCAAAATTTCTAATGTGCAAAATTCAGTCTTTGCACTTAATGTTTCTGGCTACAAGCCTATAGGATACGTGAGAGTACAAAATTTGGTAGCCCAAATGAGATTTTTCTAGCCCAAATGCTGCGTAGGAATGAGTCAACATGATTcgaaatttcaagtttaaacatttttacagagtattacaatacatgtttaagaCAAGAGTTACAGCTCTCTTTCAACTTCCAATTCTGTCATTTCACAGTCTCTTTCTTCAGAATCCTCCAATTCTGATTCTTCTAGTTCTTCATAATCCCTCTCATCCTAATAAAGGTAAAAACAAGGGTTATTAACTAATGCTCAATCATATATTCTGACTGTCTGAGGCAGTCAAAGTGGTTATTACTTTGGCGCAAAGTGGTTACACCATTTACTGTTTTCGTGTTCTCTTACAGAATCAATTCTATAATTATCTGAGACAGACATGAACTTACAATTTGCATTGTTTTCCTTTCTGCAGCAGATGCAAAATATGAGACCatcattgtattcaaatcaGGGCCGGTTCTCCTGCCAAGCACgctaacattttttttttggtcacttGTTTCCTCACACTTCTTCTTAGCGCCAACTTTCTCTGTCTCTGTAAAAACGGGTTGTTTCACAAATTTCCTACGAGGAATTTCACATTCTTTATATTTTAGTAGGGGAATCATAATCCCCACCGGAAATATATTACTGGCCCACAGGGCATGCCCGGCATGTCAATAATGTTTGGTAGCCTATTCTAGATTATACTAACCAAGGTTATCGTCATGGGCCTACCACTTAATTTCAAAGACtgaaatttttttatcattcatatatgTACCCTGATTTACTTTGCGTATACATGTTTATTTGGAAAAACTGAAGtagtttaacatgtttaatactGGAAAtactataaacaaaacaaaaacacaatactgGATTTGGTCAGGAATTATACAAACTTTTACCAGATCGATCCATTTTTTACCGAAAATGTCAAACAGTCCAACATATTTCGCATAGTCTGGTTtttcttttagaaaacataGAGCACAGCTTTGGATAAACAATAAATTTAGATCATATGTATTCACTGGAAAGTTAAATCTTGGAATGTAAAATTTGCCAAAGTCTGTGCTCAATGTTTTCTAAAAGAAAAATTGTGTAAAAATAGCCATTTTATGTCAGAATACTGAAAATAATGGCATACACTGTAACATGTTTGTGGTGTCATTTCTCTGCTTCTTTGTCATTTGGATCATACTGAGAATAGGTACTGAGTTGCGATTCAAGCAGAAAGTGCACTTAATTTTGGAACAAAAGTACAAACATCAATTTGGATGggccttatacatgtatatagtcctTTGTTTGAGACTGGCCATGATTCATTCGAAGGCTGAACTGAATATTCTTTTGTTCCTTTCTTTTGTTAACAGACACTGGTTTCGAGAGGAAAATGGATGTTGTTGGATTCTAGAGTCGGATATAGAGAAGCATGATCATATGTTTTACCTTTTACAACCTCTAGAGggtatgtacacatgtacaatagACACAATCTGTGAGAATATCTCAAACGCTAATAATTCATTAAGAATATTGTCCACCAACACACAGTTCTTTAATTTAATAAAAGTCCTAAGTTTGTTTGTGTTCTGGGGTAAACAATGGAAACGTGGGGTCACTCTGGTAACCTATTCCTATTGGTCTGTGTCCATCATTCATCATTAATCACTCTGGTAACCTATTGTTATTGCACTCTGGTAGCCTATTGTTATTGGTCTGTGTCCATCATTCATCATTCATCACTCTGGTAACCcattgctattggtctgtgtcCATCATTCATCATTAAACACTCTGGtaacctattgctattggtctgtgtcCATCATTCATCATTAATCACTCTGGtaacctattgctattggtctgtgtcCATCATTCATCATTCATCACTCTGGTAACCcattgctattggtctgtgtTCATCATTCATCATTAATCACTCTGGtaacctattgctattggtctgtgtTCATCATTCATCACTCTGGTAACCcattgctattggtctgtgtcCATCATTCATCATTAATCACTCTGGTAACCcattgctattggtctgtgtcCATCATTCATCATTAAACACTCTGGTAACCcattgctattggtctgtgtcCATTATTCATCATTAATCACTCTGGTAACCTATTGCTAATGGTCTGTGTTCATCATTCATCATTAATCACTCTGGTAACCcattgctattggtctgtgtcCATCATTCATCATTAATCACTCTGGTAACCcattgctattggtctgtgtcCATCATTCATCATTAATCACTCTGGtaacctattgctattggtctgtgtcCATCATTCATCATTAAACACTCTGGTAACCcattgctattggtctgtgtcCATCATTCATCATTAATCACTCTGGtaacctattgctattggtctgtgtTCATCATTCATCATTAATCACTCTGGTAACCCATTGCTATTGGTATGTGTCCATCATTCATCATTAAACACTGGtaacctattgctattggtctgtgtTCATCATTCATCATTAATCACTCTGGTAACCcattgctattggtctgtgtTCATCATTCATCATTCATCACTCTGGTAACCcattgctattggtctgtgtTCATCATTCATCATTAATCACTCTGGtaacctattgctattggtctgtgtcCATCATTCATCATTCATCACTCTGGTAACCTATTGTTATTGGTCTGTGTCCATCATTCATCATTAATCACTCTGGTAACCcattgctattggtctgtgtcCATCATTCATCATTCATCACTGTGACTCTGGTATtaacctattgctattggtctgtgtcCATCATTCATCATTCATCACTCTGGTAACCTATTGTTATTGGTCTGTGTCCATCATTCATCATTCATCACTCTGGTAACCcattgctattggtctgtgtTCATCATTCATCATTAATCACTCTGGTAACCTATTCCTATTGGTCTGTGTCCATCATTCATCATTAATCACTCTGGTAACCcattgctattggtctgtgtcCATCATTCATCATTAATCACTCTGGtaacctattgctattggtctgtgtcCATCATTCATCATTAATCACTGTGACTCTGGTATTAACCTATTGCTTTTGGTCTGTGTTCATCATTCATCATTAATCACTCTGGTAACCTATTGTTATTGGTCTGTGTCCATCATTCATCATTAATCACTCTGGtaacctattgctattggtctgtgtcCATCATTCATCATTAATCACTGTGACTCTGGTATtaacctattgctattggtctgtgtcCATCATTCATCATTAATCACTCTGGTAACCcattgctattggtctgtgtcCATCATTCATCATTAATCACTCTGGTAACCcattgctattggtctgtgtTCATCATTCATCATTAATCACTCTGGtaacctattgctattggtctgtgtcCATCGTGCATCAtctgtcgtgcgttaacaattgaacattttcaacttcttcttgataactgtcCTTCCATtcctttttaaatttggtatgaagcatcttttggacaagtgGGACGTGtttcatgtttacatgtgttCCTATAGTTAAGATATTTATCTACAATTTTGGAACAATCACAGgttattttatatagttttatGTATATCTTTGGATATTTTATGTTATAATTACCTGTTTTGGGTTCATGAGGGGTAGTAATTATATTGGGGAATGttggatatttacatttcatgttaTGGCTGCCATTGTCTGTTTTGGAGTAGAGATTTTCTCTTCATTTCCGGTTTTGTGCCAGAGACATTTGCATTTCATATGAGATAGGGTTTACTATATGGGTCGTCTAATGTCATTCAACAATTTAAGTATAAAGACTTCAATGTTGTTCATTACATATTATAACCAGTATTACCTGAAGGAACTAcatgtgtttatttgtttactttATTGTTATTGgtaatatattcatacacaCTCAAACAAGTTAGGTTAAGCTCACATACACAAGGTATGGTGACATTTATTTACTTCAAAACAAATGATTGACAAAAAGCCAGAATAATGTTTTTATCCACTGAGCTAAGCAGGGGTGTGGAAAAAGGAGGAGGgatttatttctaattttatatttgtatcttTGGTGTACAATGTGATTGTGAGACAATGGGCAACTCCTCCTTAAAGAAAAGGTACATATGACATTCTGATAGTAGAATTCCCTACAATGAGTGTGTCGCTTTCCATTTATCAAGACCTTTTTAAGGagggaaatttgatatggatgaaaaatggaagatatgtacaacactattttgaaattgaaaactttcaaatttactttatttggttatttaaaaaatgcagttttagtagaaagtaatctgaaaaagaaattaaaaaaccctgctggactcgaacgcAATCTACAGATTTGCAGTTGACACGCTAACCTACTCAGctgtgcatttttaaaaatctaaaaggaatagacagatattgctgatattataatttaagtcagccattatgatgatgtagtatacctccttaaccTGTAATTTGTTTCCTCGTAGATGTGGATACATCATTACTTACCATTCTAAGTTGTTCAACTAGTGCTACCTTGTGCTCAACAGTAGAAAAGATGGTATCCAGCTATCTTCACTCACTGAGAAACTACATCTTCCATAGGAAATTAAGGGCAACGCCATTTGTTGACCTTAAAATACCCAGCAAGCACCACACCTATCGTGGATTTGAGACTTTGTCCTCCAGTGATGATGAAGAAGAAAGTAATGTTTTCCAACAGAAATTTTTCCAGCTCCACCCAGAAGAGAGGTCAGCTGTGATACAAAAGTCGGAGTCCATTTTGAAACTATCACCCGTCAAGGCATGTTGCAGACAGCGAACATTTTCTGACAATATGAGCATAAAGGAAATGTCCGGCAGTGATAAGTCACGTCCAAGGTCACAGACTCACCCCCACTCAAGTAATTCAGCACAGGAGGTTCATTCCAAAGACAATAATAATGTCACCAAATCAGTTAAAGACGCTGATAATATCTCCAAATCGACTTCCAGTGAATTGGTGCTAAATGACAATGGTGCTATTGTAACAAATACTAGAAACAAGACAGAGACCCCAGAACTATTGATCCAGAATCACACTACCCCAGTGACCGCGGAGGAGGGGGACGAGTTAGACAGCGAGAGTTCAGAGCTCAGTGAATCATCCAGTCATCAGGAGGAACAACTGAACACAGGTAACTATTAGAATCATCAGGAGGAACGACCGAACACAGGTAACTAATAGAATCATCAGGAGGAACGACTGAACAGGTAACTATTAGAATCATCAGGAGGAACGACTGAACACAGGTAACTAATAGAATCATCAGGAGGAACGACTGAACACAGGTAACTAATAGAATCATCAGGAGGAACAGCTGAACACAGGTAACTAATAGAATCATCAGGAGGAACAGCTGAACACAGGTAACTAATAGAATCATCAGGAGGAACAGCTGAACACAGGTTACTAATAGAATCATCAGGAGGAATGACTGAACACAGGTAACTAATAGAATCATCAGGAGGAACAACTGAACACAGGTAACTAATAGAATCATCAGGAGGAACGACTGAACACAGGTAACTAATAGAATCATCAGGAGGAACAACTGAACACAGGTAACTAATAGAATCATCAGGAGGAATGACTGAACACAGGTAACTAATAGAATCATCAGGAGGAACAACTGAACACAGGTAACTAATAGAATCATCAGGAGGAACAGCTGAACACAGGTAGCTAATAGAATCATCAGGAGGAATGACTGAACACAGGTTACTAATAGAATCATCAGGAGGAACAACTGAACACAGGTAACTAATAGAATCATCAGGAGGAATGACTGAACACAGGTAGCTAATAGAATCATCAGGAGGAATGACTGAACACAGGTAGCTAATAGAATCATCAAGAGGAATGACTGAACACAGGTAACTAATAGAATCATCAGGAGGAACAACTGAACACAGGTAACTAATAGAATCATCAGGAGGAACAGCTGAACACAGGTAGCTAATAGAATCATCAGGAGGAATGACTGAACACAGGTAACTAATAGAATCATCAGGAGGAATGACTGAACACAGGTTACTAATAGAATCATCAGGAGGAATGACTGAACACAGGTAGCTAATAGAATCATCAGGAGGAATGACTGAACACAGGTAACTAATAGAATCATCAGGAGGAACAACTGAACACAGGTAACTAATAGAATCATCAGGAGGAACAGCTGAACACAGGTAGCTAATAGAATCATCAGGAGGAACAGCTGAACACAGGTAACTAATAGAATCATCCAGTCATCAGGAGGAACACTTGAAAACAGGTAACAAATAGGTTTCAAGTCATTTCTCAAATTTGGGAAAGGTGATTTAAGAATTAAGTAGTGAAATATTTGGCAGATTAAATTGTACTTTTTATTCCCTTACAACGAGATGCTGAGGAGATACAGAAATGttgttgtacatatgtatgtttgTCATCTACAATATGGACAAGATTTAGAGAAAATTGAAAcacgggggagggggtgtcattGAAATTTGCATTCTTGTTCCCCATGGTAAGTTGTAAAACCCAATAGATTATTAAGGTCATGACACACAGGAGGGAATTGCTTAATAAAATCTTTGTGGGCAGAATTCAAATAAAACCACAGATTCCCGCAGAACCGGGAATCATTAAACTGTGCCTGCTTGTTCCATAGGGTGGGTTGTCAAACACTGTTGATTTccaagtcaaaggtcaaggccactgGATGGATATGTTTGCTTTTTGCGTCATGATATCATATATGATGTGTTAATTGTCTTATAAGTGAgtgcaattatatatatacattattgcGAGGGGATACTCTAgtcattttaataaattttgagaacgacGAACTAGTGATTGATGTACAATACTATCAGTATTTATTGCACTGAAATTATATTTGCATGATAACAAAGTTTATGTAACAAATTTTAGATCATGATGAAAAGCGTGCTAGAGAAGTGGCAAAGAACACAACATTGGCCAACCAAGTGGCAGCCGAATTACTGGCTCTGGTAAGCTTTCAGTAGATTCACATTATATCCTACACAACATACACCATCTAAATTGTGATGATGTACTCTTTCACGTAATAGACCGTTGtataaaatttgatatcaaaatgtcctttacattttgtacatgtatgtatacaatgtacctgtatttatgtattcaccATTAATCTTGTTTATCTGAACAAAATATACAGTATAGATGGGGTTTTATGTTTGTTATTGTGATGTCTGTTTTGTGAGACTGGTCATCTGATTGTCCAGtggtattttgttttgtgagaCTGGTCATCTGATTGTCCAGTGGTGTTTTGTGAGACAGGTCATCTGATTGTCCAGtggtattttgttttgtgagaCCGGTCATCTGATTGTCCAGTGGTATTTTGTTTTATGAGACCGGTCATCTGATTGTCCAGtggtattttgttttgtgagaCTGGTCATCTGATTATCCAGtggtattttgttttgtgagaCCAGTCATCTGATTGTCCAGTGGGATTTTGTTTTGTGAGACCGGTCATCTGATTGTCCAGtggtattttgttttgtgagaCTGGTCATCTGATTGTCCAGtggtattttgttttgtgagaCTGGTCATCTGATTGTCCAGTGGTATTTCGTTTTTGTGAGACCAGTCATCTGATTGTCCAGTGGTGTTTTGTGAGACCGGTCATCTGATTGTCCAGtggtattttgttttgtgagaCTGGTCATCTGATTGTCCAGTGGTGTTTTGTGAGACAGGTCATCTGATTGTCCAGTGGTGTTTTGTGAGATTGGTCATCTGATTGTCCAGtggtgttttgttttgtgagaCTGGTTATCTGATTGTCCAGtggtattttgttttgtgagaCCGGTCATCTGATTGTCCAGTGGTGTTTTGTGAGACTAGTCATCTGATTGTCCAGTGGGATTTTGTTTTGTGAGACTGGTCATCTGATTGTACAGTGGGATTTTGTATTGTGGGACTGGGCATCTGATTGTCCAGTGggattttgttttgtgactttttgttattttttcataGTCAGGTGACTTAATTTTTGAACAGTGGCATTCTACAACATCAGTGCTTTTGGCAGATACAACTGTGATCCGAGTCTAGGAATCTGATCAATATTATGCCCCTGCTAGGGATGAAGGCTCAGCATTTAGCAATATCTTATTGGTATTTCCTGCTGACCAGTACAAAATGCTCTGAAGGATACATGCAATAACTTTTACATGACCAACACAAAGGAATTAGATTGCTATGACTGAccacaaagaaagaaaaaaaacaaggtTAAGTCACCTTGACAATAACTTGactacaaaaaaaataaaatgaccagtcacatgatcaaaatataacttGGCAATCAGGTGACCAGTCACATGCACTACAGACATGTAATTTTAAGAATCACAATAACATACAAAAAAACATCTGTTTCTGTAGGTCCATAGAGTCTCAAACTTAGATCTGAAGGCGTCTCCACAGCAACAGCAAGACTCAACAGGAGGCTGGATGTAAGTGTTGAAATTAACTCAAAACTCCGTAGTTTAAAAGTCAATTTCAAATCGTAGTCTTGCATGATTTAcctaaaaagaaaattcatttatgtacatgtatttgatatgtAGAGCTGATATCTATGCTCATGACAAAGTGTGTATGTTATAATGATTTGTATAAACTGATAATCTGTCTGCTGAATATTATACAGATGATGAATTTAAGATAATACAATGTCTCTGATCATTTTACTTTGTGTCTGTGTAGGTTTTGTGGCTTCGAGAGTGACGTGGTGATCATCAAACGTCAATTTCACAACATTAACTTGTCGGGAAGGTTTGTAATCCTGTATAACACAACATTAACTTGTCGGAAAGGTTCTGTATAACACAACATTAACTTGTCCGGAAGGTTCTGTATAACACAACATTAACTTGTACAGAAGGTTCTGTATAACACAACATTAACTTGTCCGGAAGATTCTGTATAACACAACATTAACTTGTACAGAAGATTCTGTATAACACAACATTAACTTGTCTGGAAGGTTCTGTATAACACAACATTAACTCGTACAGAAGGTTCTGTATAACACAACATTAACTTGTCTGGAAGGTTCTGTATAACACAACATTAACTTGTACGGAAGGTTCTGTATAACACAACATTAACTTGTACAGAAGGTTCTGTATAACACAACATTAACTCGTACAGAAGATTCTGTATAACACAACATTAACTTGTCTGGAAGGTTCTGTATAACACAACATTGACTTGTTGGGAAGGTTCTGTATAACAACATTAACTTGTTGGGAAGGTTCTGTATAACACAACATTAACTTGTCTGGAAGGTTTGTAATCCTATATAACACAACATTAACTTGTCTGGAAGGTTCTGTATAACACAACATTAACTTGTACGGAAGGTTCTGTATAACACAACATTAACTTGTCCAAAAGGTTCTGTATAACACAACATTAACTTGTACAGAAGGTTCTGTATAACACAACATTAACTTGTCCGGAAGATTCTGTATAACACAACATTAACTTGTACAGAAGGTTCTGTATAACACAACATTAACTTGTACAGAAGATTCTGTATAACACAACATTAACTCGTACAGAAGGTTCTGTATAACACAACATTAACTTGTTGGGAAGGTTCTGTATAACACAACACTAACTTGTACAGAAGGTTCTGTATAACACAACATTAACTTGTACGGAAGGTTCTGTAACACAACATTAACTTGTACGGAAGGTTTGTAATGGTCTCCTGTATCACAATACCACTACAGAGGAATGAAGAGATGACCTTGTAACCTTGTCATTTATcctttaaattcaatatataaGATGAAATATTATTTAATAACTAATATTATGTTTAACTATGTATTTCacttgtattattatttttctgataaaatttcagtaGTTGTAGTTTATTTGATTGGCAATCAATACTgactgaattattttttttctccagCTACATCGGAAAGGGCATTATCCAGACTTCCCCACAAGCTGTGATGGACGCGGTGAAGAATCCCAGGACCCGATACACATACGATGACAGCTTAAAGGTATGTCTCAGGACTGATACACATACGATGACAGCTTAAAGGTATGTCTCAGGAGTCGATACACATACGATGACAGCTTAAAGGTATGTCTCAGGAGTCGATACACATACGATGACAGCTTAAAGGTATGTCTCAGGACATAAGGAATATAGTAATTCATGTACCTCTTTCAATGATCCGGTCAGGAACACACAGTTGGTCGCACTTCttttacctcccgtgggacacaacgcTGGTATTTTCGCATTACTCATTAAAATGGATGACCTTACGTGAGCTATTGAGGACCAGTGGGAATCGCTGTAAGTATTCCCGAAACTCTAAAGTGTCAGTGGTAATGGCAGTGCCCATTAaaatgtgtgtgttttgttgtgcctGTATGAAAGATTGGGGTTACAGGGCTCTGTTGTCAAAATCTTCACTTGAACACTACAGCTATGCTCTAGAGTGCCTCAACTTTCAGCCAACAAACACATCATTTGCATGCAGCCTTTATACGACTAAATTAAATTGAGTATGCAAATTCAACAAAAAACGAAAGTGGACCAGATGAAGGAGGAAAGAGATAAGTTACAAGGtatgtttacattttgaattaaattaatttcaaaacaaactgacAAAGAAGTCATAAAGCATTTCACTGAAAGCTTTGTAACTTTTCAAAATCTTCGCTTCAAAAGccatgtttttctatgctccCAAACACTGGAAATAGggggctttttcattggttgaatattgcaataaggaatggtaaagcaACCAATTACATAAAGAAGCTGAGATacaccttccagcgaaaatatTGGCATTGTGTACCACGGGAGGTAAAAGAAGTGTGACCAACCGTGGGTTTCCAGTGATATCAATGACCTTGTTGTTTTTGCATTTGACTTAAAAAAAACAGTAGGATCTGAGATTGTTATATTAGGTACCATTCTTGACAACTTGAGAAAAATCAGATGAAAATGTGTTGTAATCACATACACAATGAATTTTGTTCGTATTTTCTCCTCCACTGACCTTTTACATTAAACTTTGAAAaccaatatgtacatgtatatcattttacCAGGTACCATTACTTCAAGTCTATTAAAGATTAGATAATAAAGAAA is a window from the Ostrea edulis chromosome 5, xbOstEdul1.1, whole genome shotgun sequence genome containing:
- the LOC125650836 gene encoding uncharacterized protein LOC125650836, translating into MLLYFLSIVALCTCLITILILKFTSLKQLNSSSQHQQGVILLSSVEFLKLLKKSKPFPVGHVKNWWILSCHSGSRVWTRKLTTSGGQEVNVIASFIHLPSPAQVVHHTLKDVSKTAEWKPGVETATFKASERSTPRRSSSWMDTNVGVDQVLEIAVDPVFQESNIIQMYERLLTRHWFREENGCCWILESDIEKHDHMFYLLQPLEDVDTSLLTILSCSTSATLCSTVEKMVSSYLHSLRNYIFHRKLRATPFVDLKIPSKHHTYRGFETLSSSDDEEESNVFQQKFFQLHPEERSAVIQKSESILKLSPVKACCRQRTFSDNMSIKEMSGSDKSRPRSQTHPHSSNSAQEVHSKDNNNVTKSVKDADNISKSTSSELVLNDNGAIVTNTRNKTETPELLIQNHTTPVTAEEGDELDSESSELSESSSHQEEQLNTDHDEKRAREVAKNTTLANQVAAELLALVHRVSNLDLKASPQQQQDSTGGWMFCGFESDVVIIKRQFHNINLSGSYIGKGIIQTSPQAVMDAVKNPRTRYTYDDSLKRVDILQHVTEKIKIVYYSNEVLHKFKKYNYDWCVIQSERQDGEKLVLSMESVETDLPIPAGVNRIKILPSGWIIEPVIRDNKTVSLVTYVMQMNYGLCSDGAEDKVLIDEMVSKQPLSIAYLRQYLRPPLATARRISPTRLTHSKKTL